In Puntigrus tetrazona isolate hp1 chromosome 24, ASM1883169v1, whole genome shotgun sequence, a genomic segment contains:
- the dcaf11 gene encoding DDB1- and CUL4-associated factor 11, whose product MGSQSSSGMSGRGSGSNPDQSEPEPNQNSNQTGRTQAERQSGSEEDVDLAQVLAYLLRRGQVRLVHGSGATGLQLVQSYSDSDEDSDGAWDGRLGHRYDPPVDAQPDTQEVDRSEIRTQILLATASSGLKNRHSFTHMLAEREQGRCRGSSFSHGECSRMRSHFLPNHVVYKDTYQQKVFCGVYSDEGNMFLSACQDQNIRLYDTSRGCFTLKKTVKARDVGWSILDVCFTPDARCVLYSSWSDYIHVCSVDGDNETHTALDLNPDERRFCVFSLAASTDGKEILGGANDGCLYVFDREQNKRTLKIDAHEDDVNAVAFADSSSQLLFSGSDDALCKVWDRRTLREDRPQPVGHLAGHRDGITFIHSKGDARYLISNSKDQTIKLWDVRKFSPKEGLAASRLAVTQQNWDYRWQQVPQRALKRHKLTGDTSVMTYRGHGVLHTLIRCRFSPEFSTGQKFIYTGCSTGKIVIYDVLTGSIISKLSNHDACVRDVSWHPYHNNMVSSSWDGAIRLWEHTQNHPLDNDRERMNVDMVDMKSKRY is encoded by the exons ATGGGCTCTCAGTCCAGTTCTGGGATGTCCGGTCGGGGCTCTGGCAGCAACCCAGACCAGTCAGAACCAGAACCCAACCAGAATTCCAATCAGACGGGTCGCACGCAGGCAGAGAGGCAGTCAGGATCTGAAGAGGACGTTGACTTGGCGCAAGTTCTGGCGTACCTACTGCGAAG GGGCCAGGTCCGCCTGGTCCATGGAAGTGGAGCAACGGGCCTACAGCTCGTGCAGTCATATTCAGACTCGGATGAGGACAGCGATGGGGCTTGGGATGGGCGGCTGGGACATCGATATGACCCTCCAG tGGATGCCCAACCAGACACACAGGAAGTTGACCGCAGTGAGATCCGCACTCAGATCCTGCTTGCCACTGCTTCATCAGGTCTAAAGAACAGACACAGTTTCACACATATGCTAGCGGAG CGGGAACAGGGGCGGTGTCGGGGGTCGAGTTTCTCTCACGGAGAGTGCAGCCGAATGCGTTCACA TTTTCTGCCCAATCATGTGGTATACAAGGACACCTATCAGCAGAAAGTCTTTTGTGGAGTCTACAGCGATGAGGGAAACATGTTCCTGTCTGCATGCCAAG atCAGAATATCAGGTTATATGACACTAGCAGGGGCTGTTTTACACTAAAGAAGACAGTGAAGGCCAGAGATGTGGGCTGGAGCATTCTGGATGTGTGTTTCACCCCCGATGCACGCTGTGTGCTCTACTCCAGTTGGTCTGACTACA TCCATGTGTGCAGTGTAGATGGGGACAATGAAACACACACCGCTCTGGACCTCAA tcCTGATGAAAGGAGGTTCTGTGTTTTCTCACTGGCAGCATCCACCGATGGAAAAGAAATTTTAGGCGG TGCGAACGATGGCTGTCTGTATGTGTTTGATCGTGAACAAAACAAGAGAACTCTAAAG ATCGACGCTCACGAGGATGATGTGAATGCCGTGGCATTCGCGGACAGTTCATCACAGCTGCTGTTCTCAGGCAGCGACGATGCTCTGTGTAAAGTGTGGGACAGGCGTACCCTCAGAGAAGACAGACCACAGCCTGTGGGTCATCTGGCTGGACACAGGGATGGAATCACGTTCATACACAGCAAG GGTGACGCTCGGTACTTGATCAGCAACTCCAAAGATCAAACCATTAAGCTGTGGGACGTGAGGAAGTTTTCACCCAAAGAGGGGCTCGCAGCTTCAAGGCTCGCCGTCACACAACAGAACTGGGACTACCGCTGGCAGCAGGTTCCCCAAAGAG CACTAAAGAGGCATAAGCTGACTGGCGACACCTCGGTGATGACCTACCGGGGTCACGGGGTTCTGCACACGCTCATTCGCTGCCGCTTTTCCCCTGAATTCAGCACTGGACAGAAGTTCATTTACACAGGCTGTTCAACAGGCAAAATCGTCA tttacgATGTGTTGACGGGATCCATTATTTCCAAATTGTCCAATCATGATGCATGTGTGAGGGACGTCAGCTGGCACCCGTATCACAACAACATGGTCAGCAGCTCT